One window from the genome of Eublepharis macularius isolate TG4126 chromosome 15, MPM_Emac_v1.0, whole genome shotgun sequence encodes:
- the PAK4 gene encoding serine/threonine-protein kinase PAK 4 isoform X1 → MFGKKKKRIEISAPSNFEHRVHTGYDQQEQKFTGLPRQWQGIIEESAKRPKPLVDPVCITAVQPGSQKTIVRGNRTARDGSLAWLLDEFENMSVSRSNSLRRDSPPFPARHEQLYQENGLSEALAKPRPRPPSEEGGRSREQHKERSRHAARSELDQSKERTRDNRTAAQHPRGQEPPGKSHQLSSHRPPPPEYHKVSSDNRHRAHERDGRKEPPVEKEPSDRVIRRDRSDVPDKRPKSTYTGETSPQSPREKRPLSGPNIRTPNIPISEGVMKTAQQTGRPFNTYPRADTDPVRGSQGEHRGKPQESTSNGPISGNSGSSRAPQSGPARSRNAEPPHLGLSQHASDPHLTHSPQPAPQQPAPQQQPQQPPVPPPSAPQQPRSPQREPQRVSHEQFRAALQMVVDPGDPRAYLDNFIKIGEGSTGIVCIATVKSSGKLVAVKKMDLRKQQRRELLFNEVVIMRDYQHENVVEMYNSYLVGDELWVVMEFLEGGALTDIVTHTRMNEEQIAAVCLSVLKALSVLHAQGVIHRDIKSDSILLTHDGRVKLSDFGFCAQVNKEVPRRKSLVGTPYWMAPELISRLPYGPEVDIWSLGVMVIEMVDGEPPYFNEPPLKAMKMIRDNLPPKLKNVHKVSPSLKGFLDRLLVRDPAQRATANELLKHPFLGKAGPPSCIVPLMRQNRMR, encoded by the exons ATGTTTGGCAAGAAGAAAAAACGCATTGagatctctgccccctccaactTTGAGCACCGAGTCCACACCGGTTACGACCAGCAGGAGCAGAAGTTCACAGGGCTGCCCAGGCAATGGCAGGGCATCATCGAGGAGTCGGCCAAGCGGCCAAAGCCACTTGTGGACCCAGTGTGCATTACTGCTGTCCAGCCTGGTTCGCAGAAG ACCATCGTGCGAGGGAACAGAACCGCCAGGGACGGTTCCCTGGCTTGGCTGCTGGATGAGTTTGAGAACATGTCGGTGTCACGCTCCAATTCCCTGCGTAGGGACAGCCCACCCTTCCCAGCCCGGCACGAACAGCTGTACCAGGAGAACGGCCTGAGCGAGGCCTTGGCCaagccccgcccccgccccccaagcgAGGAGGGCGGCCGGAGCCGAGAACAACACAAGGAGCGGAGCCGCCACGCAGCCAGGAGCGAACTGGACCAGAGCAAGGAGAGGACCAGGGACAACAGGACTGCTGCACAGCACCCCCGGGGGCAGGAGCCCCCGGGCAAATCCCACCAACTCTCCAGCCACCGGCCGCCCCCTCCGGAGTACCACAAGGTCTCCTCGGACAACAGACACAGAGCCCATGAACGGGACGGGAGGAAGGAGCCCCCAGTGGAAAAGGAGCCATCTGACCGTGTAATCAGGAGGGACCGTTCCGACGTCCCTGACAAAAGACCCAAGTCTACATACACGGGGGAGACCAGCCCACAGTCTCCCCGGGAAAAACGGCCCCTCTCAGGACCAAATATCCGGACCCCTAACATCCCCATCTCCGAGGGGGTGATGAAAACGGCACAGCAGACTGGACGGCCTTTTAACACATACCCACGAGCCGACACAGATCCTGTCAGGGGCTCTCAG GGGGAACACAGAGGAAAGCCCCAAGAAAGTACATCCAATGGCCCCATAAGTGGAAACAGCGGATCCTCAAGGGCCCCGCAGTCAGGCCCAGCGAGATCCAGAAATGCAGAGCCACCTCATCTCGGACTCTCCCAGCATGCCTCAGACCCCCACTTAACACACAGCCCGCAGCCTGCCCCTCAGCAGCCTGCCCCACAGCAGCAACCGCAGCAGCCTCCCGTTCCTCCTCCCTCCGCCCCACAGCAGCCCCGCTCCCCACAGCGTGAGCCCCAGCGTGTCTCGCACGAGCAGTTCCGAGCCGCCTTGCAGATGGTGGTGGATCCCGGCGACCCCAGGGCCTACCTGGACAACTTCATCAAGATTGGAGAAGGTTCCACAGGCATCGTCTGCATCGCGACCGTCAAGAGCTCTGGGAAGTTGGTGGCTGTCAAGAAGATGGATCTGCGCAAGCAGCAGCGGCGGGAGCTGCTGTTCAATGAG GTGGTGATCATGAGGGACTATCAGCACGAGAACGTGGTGGAGATGTACAACAGCTACCTGGTGGGCGATGAGCTGTGGGTCGTCATGGAGTTCCTGGAGGGAGGCGCCTTGACTGATATTGTCACGCACACCAG AATGAATGAAGAGCAGATCGCagctgtctgcctctctgtcctgAAGGCCCTGTCTGTCCTCCATGCCCAGGGAGTCATCCATCGAGATATCAAGAGTGACTCCATCCTCCTTACGCATGACGGCCGG GTCAAACTCTCTGACTTCGGGTTCTGTgcacaagtgaacaaggaggtgCCACGACGCAAGTCTCTAGTTGGGACCCCTTACTGGATGGCACCAGAGCTCATCTCCCGCTTGCCCTATGGTCCAGAG GTGGACATCTGGTCCCTGGGCGTGATGGTGATAGAAATGGTGGATGGGGAGCCCCCCTATTTCAATGAGCCCCCACTAAAGGCAATGAAGATGATCCGAGACAACCTGCCCCCCAAACTGAAAAATGTGCACAAG GTTTCCCCTTCCTTGAAGGGCTTCCTCGACCGCTTGCTGGTCAGAGACCCGGCCCAAAGAGCCACAGCAAACGAACTCTTGAAGCATCCCTTCTTGGGCAAAGCTGGGCCCCCGTCCTGCATCGTGCCGCTGATGAGACAGAATCGGATGAGATGA
- the PAK4 gene encoding serine/threonine-protein kinase PAK 4 isoform X2 has protein sequence MFGKKKKRIEISAPSNFEHRVHTGYDQQEQKFTGLPRQWQGIIEESAKRPKPLVDPVCITAVQPGSQKGEHRGKPQESTSNGPISGNSGSSRAPQSGPARSRNAEPPHLGLSQHASDPHLTHSPQPAPQQPAPQQQPQQPPVPPPSAPQQPRSPQREPQRVSHEQFRAALQMVVDPGDPRAYLDNFIKIGEGSTGIVCIATVKSSGKLVAVKKMDLRKQQRRELLFNEVVIMRDYQHENVVEMYNSYLVGDELWVVMEFLEGGALTDIVTHTRMNEEQIAAVCLSVLKALSVLHAQGVIHRDIKSDSILLTHDGRVKLSDFGFCAQVNKEVPRRKSLVGTPYWMAPELISRLPYGPEVDIWSLGVMVIEMVDGEPPYFNEPPLKAMKMIRDNLPPKLKNVHKVSPSLKGFLDRLLVRDPAQRATANELLKHPFLGKAGPPSCIVPLMRQNRMR, from the exons ATGTTTGGCAAGAAGAAAAAACGCATTGagatctctgccccctccaactTTGAGCACCGAGTCCACACCGGTTACGACCAGCAGGAGCAGAAGTTCACAGGGCTGCCCAGGCAATGGCAGGGCATCATCGAGGAGTCGGCCAAGCGGCCAAAGCCACTTGTGGACCCAGTGTGCATTACTGCTGTCCAGCCTGGTTCGCAGAAG GGGGAACACAGAGGAAAGCCCCAAGAAAGTACATCCAATGGCCCCATAAGTGGAAACAGCGGATCCTCAAGGGCCCCGCAGTCAGGCCCAGCGAGATCCAGAAATGCAGAGCCACCTCATCTCGGACTCTCCCAGCATGCCTCAGACCCCCACTTAACACACAGCCCGCAGCCTGCCCCTCAGCAGCCTGCCCCACAGCAGCAACCGCAGCAGCCTCCCGTTCCTCCTCCCTCCGCCCCACAGCAGCCCCGCTCCCCACAGCGTGAGCCCCAGCGTGTCTCGCACGAGCAGTTCCGAGCCGCCTTGCAGATGGTGGTGGATCCCGGCGACCCCAGGGCCTACCTGGACAACTTCATCAAGATTGGAGAAGGTTCCACAGGCATCGTCTGCATCGCGACCGTCAAGAGCTCTGGGAAGTTGGTGGCTGTCAAGAAGATGGATCTGCGCAAGCAGCAGCGGCGGGAGCTGCTGTTCAATGAG GTGGTGATCATGAGGGACTATCAGCACGAGAACGTGGTGGAGATGTACAACAGCTACCTGGTGGGCGATGAGCTGTGGGTCGTCATGGAGTTCCTGGAGGGAGGCGCCTTGACTGATATTGTCACGCACACCAG AATGAATGAAGAGCAGATCGCagctgtctgcctctctgtcctgAAGGCCCTGTCTGTCCTCCATGCCCAGGGAGTCATCCATCGAGATATCAAGAGTGACTCCATCCTCCTTACGCATGACGGCCGG GTCAAACTCTCTGACTTCGGGTTCTGTgcacaagtgaacaaggaggtgCCACGACGCAAGTCTCTAGTTGGGACCCCTTACTGGATGGCACCAGAGCTCATCTCCCGCTTGCCCTATGGTCCAGAG GTGGACATCTGGTCCCTGGGCGTGATGGTGATAGAAATGGTGGATGGGGAGCCCCCCTATTTCAATGAGCCCCCACTAAAGGCAATGAAGATGATCCGAGACAACCTGCCCCCCAAACTGAAAAATGTGCACAAG GTTTCCCCTTCCTTGAAGGGCTTCCTCGACCGCTTGCTGGTCAGAGACCCGGCCCAAAGAGCCACAGCAAACGAACTCTTGAAGCATCCCTTCTTGGGCAAAGCTGGGCCCCCGTCCTGCATCGTGCCGCTGATGAGACAGAATCGGATGAGATGA